DNA sequence from the Rattus rattus isolate New Zealand chromosome 2, Rrattus_CSIRO_v1, whole genome shotgun sequence genome:
ctTAATGCCCTCAAAGGCTTCCCTTCTTTCTAGTTTCAAATCTGAAACGGAGGCTGAGCCACACCAGCCTATAGGTATGGTTCTTTTCATACTGGTCTTAGTATGACTTGGGATTCCATTCATGACTGTCATTCATGATTTCCATAATTTCCCATTCGAGAGCTTCTCCTCTGTCAAGACTGTTGGCAGACAGCAGCTGTTGATCatgcttctggcttctgagttTCTGCAGCAGAGAAGAACCAACCTTAGGGCAGAAAGAAAGTTGAGTTCAGAGTTCTTTCTGACACAATCTAGACACTGAATGTTCATATTGAGGCCACCAACTACTCTTCATATCAGCACAGGACATTGATTGTAGATAGCCCATGGGTGTAAATTAAATTAAGGCTCCAGAAATACTGGTTTTGATAAGTATTTAATCTCTATGATCCTGTTTCTCTCCCTTATGTATCAAGTCAGTCATTGCCACATAGCAGTGCAGTTCTGACAATCAGAGAGTAAACAAACAGCATGTGCTCatgccattcattcatttgttcattcatttgtttattttgttgttgtttcaggtGCTTGTCTTTCGTAAGCATGGATATAAACACCTCAACTCTGGATATTGACCTCATAGAACTGAATGGAACCAACTACACTAATACTGAGATATGTTCTGTCAGGATCCAAATTATGACTTTGGTTTCCCTCATCATTTGCCCTGTTGGGATGGTGCTAAATGCCATAGTGCtgtggttcctgggcttccaGATGAGCAGGAATGCCTTCTCTGTCTATATCCTCAACCTGGCTGGGGCTGACTTTTTCTTCCTGTattctcagtttttattttacattcttgCTATCATTTCCTACAAGTACTCCATTTCTTTCCGGATCCCTTTCCTTTTTGAAGTGTTGGCAAAAGTTGCTTATCTTTCTGGCCTGAGCATTCTTAGCACCATCAGCATTGAGCGCTGTCTATGTATCATGTGGCCCATCTGGTATCGCTGCCAACGACCAAGACACACATCATCGGTCACCTGTTTCTTGCTTTGGACTTTGTCCTTGTTGTTTGCTCTTCTGGAGGGGGTGGGATGTGGCTTGCTGTTTAACAGTTTTGACCAGTCTCGGTGTTTGAGATTTGATTTAATCATTTGCGCATGGTCAATTGTTTTATTTGTGGTTCTCTGCGGGTCCAGCCTCATCCTACTTATCAGGATCTTCTGTGGCTCCCAGCGGATACCTGTGACCAGACTGTATGTGACCATTGTACTCACAGTGCTATTCTTCCTGATCTGCTGTCTTCCCTTTGGAATCTCCTGGCTCATCCAATGGAGTAGAACTTTGGAATATGTTGGAATTTGTGATTATTTTCATGAGGGACTATTTTTATCCTCGATCAACAGCTGTGCCAACCCTATCGTTTACTTCCTGGTTGGCTTTATTCGTCAGCGCAAGTTCCAACAGAAGACTCTGAAGCTGCTTCTTCAGAAAGCAATGGAAGAAGAGTGTGAAGACAGGGGTCCTTCATGAAATCCAGAGGAACTGGGAACAGTCTAGCATGGCGTCTGCGAGCTGCTTTCATCAGACAGAAACGGACTTttagagaaaaatgtttttctctgtgaGCCATTTTTCACAATTTTATTCAGCTTGTTACCTGATCTTCAGTCagttaaaaaataatcattttttgtGAAAGTTGATAGATACAAGACTTGTCATACAAATACTGACTGCAGTATTTTTGGAGCTGTGTTGCTCAGGCTTCATCAACTCCTCTTGATGGGACTCCATGTAAGTGTTCTGGGGTTGAGGAGATCTGTTGATTACTATGACCACATCCCACATTCACCTAAAGGCTAAAGGTCATGCAGAGAAGAGCTGCATTTCTTTAGTTACTGAAATTTATAGTGTAAAACAAATAATAGATTCTGTAAAAATTCTCTGTCCATTTGGAATGACTCCattgttgtaatttttttttgtttcaagagTTAAATAGATGTACTCTATAATCCTAATGTTTATTAATTTCTCCAGATTATAAAGAATATATAGAGTGATGGTCTTCCTTATATAAATTGCTTGGTAAACAAATATATGCTCTTAAGAGAAGTCTATTAAATCTCTATTCCCACAGTAGTACCCTCACCTTCAAGTTCATTGTGTCTTTCATTTTTGGCATTGGAAGAGTGCAGTATGgttttgtaatgagatctgtcaACATCTATGCACATATGAAGATGTTCTCTGTGGCTTGCTTTACAATATCCTGCTTATTGGCCTATGGTtcagccttttttctttcttcttgcatTGCCTTGATTGCCTTTCTCTCTGTCAATTACTCATGAtaaatctatatatatatgtatatatatgtatgtatatgtgtatgtgtatatatatatgatattttctttatttacatttcaaatgttatcccctttcccagtttcccctccagaaaatccccatcccatcactctatcccctgcctccatgagggtgttcctccactcACCCTCCTACTCACTCTCTCCCACCTACCCTCCCTGGCATTCGCCCTACACgggcatagagccttcacaggaccaagggcctctcctcccattgatatccaacaagggccatcctttgctacgtatgtggctggcatatgtacatgtgagtactctatgtgtactctttggttggtggttcagtatcagttcagttcagttggggtatcttgttggttgatattgatgttcttcctatggggttgctaccCTCCTCAGCTatatcagttctttctctaatgctttcattggggaccccgttctcagttcaatggttggctgtgagcatctgcttctgtatttgtcaggctctggcagagcctctcaggagacagctatatcagactcctgtcagcatgtacctcttggcatccccaatagtgattgggtttggtgactgcatgtggaatggatccccatgtgtgacagtctctagatggcttttccctcaatctctgctccaaactttgtctctgtacttcttcctgtgagtatttttctcccccttcttGGAAGTActgcagcatccacacttttgtctttcttctccttgagCATCAAGTGgtttataaattgtatcttgggtattcctagcttttaagctaatactcacttatcagtgagtacatatgtgtgttcttttgtgattgggttacttgaatcaggataatattttctagttctatgttaaaatttctgaggaactgccagactgatttccagagtggttgtaccagcttgtaatcctaccaacaaggaggagtgttcctatttctccaaatcctcgccagcatctgttgtcacctgagtttttgatcttagccattttggaTGGaattaggtggaatctcagggttgttttgacttgcatttacctgatactaaggatgttgaatatttctttaggtgcttctcagctattcagtattcctcaattgagatttttttgtttagctctgtaccacattttcaatagggttattttattctctggagtgtaacttcttgagttctttgtatatattagatattagtcctctattagacatagaattggtaaagattttttcccaaatctgctggttgccatctTGTTCTATTTATAGTGTCCTGTGCTGTATATAAGCTTTGCAATtgtatgaggtctcatttgtcaattgttgatcttagagcataagtcattggtgttctgttcagaaaaattttccctgcgtccatgtgtttgaagcacttccccactttctcttctgttagtttcagtgtatttggttttatgtggaggtccttgatccacttggacttgaactttgtacaaggatataagaatggatcaatttacatttttctacatgctgatttcCAGTTGAAatagcacaatttgttgaaaatgctatcttttctccacagTATTGTTTTAgtacctttgtcaaagatcaagtgatcataggtatgtgagttcatttctggatttttGATTCTATTCCTATCtgctgtctttgtaccaataccatatagttttgttttaatcactattgctctctaatatagcttgaggtcatggatagtgattcccccagaagttcttttattgttgagaatagtttttgctatcctgtttttttgcaaccaattgaatttgcaaattgctctttctaactctgtgaagaattgagttggaattttgatggggattgcattgcatatgtagattgcttttggcaagacagccatttttactatattaatcttgccaatccatgagcctcaTGAGaggcttttccattttctgagatcttcttcaattttttcttcagggacttgaagtttttatcatacagacctttcatttgcttggttagagtcatactaaggtattttatattatttgtgactactgtgaacagtgttgtttccctaatttctttcttggcttgtttatcctttgagtagaggaaggcaactgatttgtttgagttaattttctatccattctgctgaagttatcaggtttagtagttttctggtggaatttttggggtcacttaagcatactatgatatcatctgcaaatagtgatattttgacttcttcctttccaatttgtatccccttgacctctttttgttgtctaattgctctggctaggcttTTGCGTGCTgtattgagtaggtagggagagaatgggcagccttgtctagtccatgattttagtgggattgcttcaagtttctcttcatttagtttgatgttggctattggctttctgtatattgcttttactatgtttaggtatgtgccttgaattcccaatctttccaagacttttatcatgaaggggtattgaattttttcaaatgatttctcagcatctaatgaaatgatcatgtgttttttccttgagtttgtttatatagtggattacgttgatgtcTTTACATATATTGAttcatccctgtatccctgggatgaaacctactcagttatgatgaatgattgttttgatatgctcttggatttggtttgccagaattttgttgagtatttttgcatcagtattcacaagaaaaattggtctgaagttctctttctttattggatctttgtgtggtttaggtataagcttaattgtggcttcaaagaatgaattatgtatgttctttctgtttcaattttgtggaatagtttgaagagtattggtattaagtcttctttgaaagtctgatagaattctgcagtaaacttACCTGGTCCAGggccctttttggttgggagacttttaatgcctACTTTGATaactttagggattatgggactgtttagatggtttatccgaTCCttattaactttggtaccttctatctgtctagaaaattgtacatttcctccagattttccatttttgttgagtacaggcttttgtagtaaaatcTGATAAATTGttgaatttccttggtttctgttgttatgtttcccttttcatttctgactttgttacttTTGATACTCTCtttgtgccctttggttagtctggctaagggtttatctatcttgttgattttctcaaagaatcagctctggctttgttgattctttgtatagttcttctttttaaacttggatgatttcaaccctgagtttgattattctctgccatctattcctcttgggtttatttgcttttttgttctagagtttacAGGTATGCTGTCAAATTGCTAGTGTGTGTCTTCTCCAATTTCCTTtttaggcactcagagctatgaattttcatcttagcactgctttcattgtgctcCATAAGTTTTGATATCTTgtacctcattttcattaaatgctaaaaagtctttagtttctttctttttttatttcttgaccaagttatttttgagtagagcattgtttagcttccctgtgtgtgtgggctttctgttctttttgttgttattgaagaccagccttagttcatggtgatctgacagaatgcatgggattatttcaatcttcttgtatctattgaggcctgttttgtgaccaattatatggtcaattttggagaaggtaccaagaggtgctgagaagaaggtacattcttttgttttaggatgaatatTTCTGTAcaaatctgttaaatccatttggtttataacttctattagtttcactgtttctctttactttctgtttccatggtctgtccattgatgagaatggggtgttgaagccttccactattattgtgtgaagtgctaTGTGTACTTccagttttagtaaagtttcttttatgaatataggtgcccttgcatttgcagcattGATGTTCAGAATTGCAAGTtgatcttggtagattttttttgacGAGTACAAAATgtccttcttttgtcttttctggataacttttggttgaaagttgattttttttcgatataaaaatggctactccagcttgtatcttggaaccatttgtttgaaaaaattttccagccttttactcttaggtagtgtctctctttgtcactgaggtgcatttcttcTATGTAGCAAAACGCTGGGTCTTTAGGTATCCAGACAGTTAGTCTATgtactttttattggggaattgagtctattgatattaagagatattaaggaatagtcattgttgtttcctgttatttttgttgttagaggtggaatcatgtttgtgcggctttcttcttttggtcttgttgaaaggagattattttcttaatttttctagggtgtagtttccctacttgttttggagttttccatctattatcctttgtagggctggatttttgtgAAGAAATTgggtaagtttggttttgtcatgtaatattttgatttctctatctatgttaattgagagttgctggatacagtaacctgggctggcatttgtgttctcttaaggtctgtatgacatctgttcaggatcttctgggtgagaagtctggtatgattctgataggtctgcctttatatgttacttgcccattttcccttactgcttttaatattctttctttgttttgtgcatttggtgttttgattattatgtgacagagtttcttttctggttcagtctatttggagctctgtagacTTCTAGTATGtccatgggcatctctttcttcaggttagggacgttttcttctataattttgttaaagatatttactggcctttaagttgggaatattcacaatcttcctttcttctctgcttattatccttaggtttgatctttgctttgtgtcctggatttcctggatgttttgggttaggagctttttgatttttgtatttttctttgacagttgtgtcaatgttttctatggtatcttctgcccctgagattctctattcaatctcttgtattctgttggtaatacttgaaactatgactcctgatctctttcctagattttctatctccagggttgtctccctttgtgatttctttattgtttctatttccatttttaggtcctggatgattttgttcaatttcttcacgtgtttgattgtgttttcctgtaattctttaaggaatatttgtttttttctgcctGTTTATTcatattctcctgtatttctctaagggggttatttatgccCTTCCTAAAGccctctatcaccatcatgatGTGTGATTTCAACTCTGAATCCtacttttcaggtgtgtttggctATCTAGGACTTtttgtagtgggagaactggattctcaTGATgtcatgtagccttggtttctgttgcttattttcttgtgcttgcctctcgacatctgttatctctgatgttagttggtcttactGTCTCTAACTATAGCCTGTCCCTTCTGTGATCATGGTTCTGTTAGAACTTCTCAGAGTCCAGGTGTCTCTGTGATACTATGACtctatgatcctgtgatcctgggcatttcagagctcctctgatcctgggtgtgttagagcacctgggagttggtcttcctctgggttttgtgggactgggtgcagagccagcacccaaggtctgctcagggcactggttcagactgaaAGGGACCTGGACCCCTAGTTTGGAAGGCGTTCCTAATCCCTTgatcctgggggacccagttacttTCAGTATTGGGGTAGATATTGTGGCCTCTCTTGTGATCCTGGGTTTTTCAGAGCACCCAGGAGTcaggctttctctgggtgttttgAGAGTTGGTTCGGATCCAACAACCCAATGTCTGCTCTTGACATTGGTTCAGATTGGAAGGAGGGCAAGATAGTTTTAGCACATACTTCTGCCAGCATTACAAAGAAGAGTATTATAATAATACTccccaaaatattccacaaaatagaaatagaaggaccACTATCAAACACATTCTATGAGGCCAGattcaccctgatacctaaattAAACAGGCtcaccaaagaaagagaatttcagaccaacttCTTTTACTAACATTGGTATGAAAGTATTGAATAAAATACTTCAAACTGAATACATGTACACATCAAAAAACATCATCCACTATGAGCAAGTAGGCTTCTTttcaggtatgcagggatgattccatatatgaaaattcatcaacgtaattcacatgattatctcatttgatactgaaaaagcctttgacaaaatctaacacctcTTTATGTAAAAAGTCTTAGAGAGAGCAGGGATACAAGGCATATACCTAAacttaataaaagcaatatacagcaagtcaaCACCCAACATCGaatttaatggagagaaacttaaagcaattccactaaaaccaggaacaagacaaggctgcccactttctctgtCTATTCAagatagtacttgaagttctaattAGAGCAATAATAAAGTTAAAGAGGATCAAGTGGATccaatttgaaaaggaaaaaaaaagtcacagtgtCATtgtttgtagatgatatgataatgtacATAAGTCATCCCCAGAATtttaccagaaaactcctacagctgataaacaccttgagaaaagtggctggatacaaaattaactcaaagaaatctatTGTTCCCcctttgtcattatttttattctgtttgcgGCTTTATTATTGCTAGTTCTGCCAGCATAGAGTTAAGTCTGATACCCAGATAAGGCTACATCACTGGCTCACATTGATTGGCATTGCTCACCTTCTGGATGCAAGGAGTTAAAAAATAACAAGTACTAACAAGACATAGGAGCCATAGGGGTTGGTGTGACGAGAGGATGAGAGATAGGATCCTGGCCAAATGTTGAGAACAGGCTTGTGAAGAGCATGACTCAAAGGATCGACACGCAGGCAGATTCAAGTACAAGAAACTACAGGTCTTTCAGCCTCTCCTGAGTTATCCTTCCACAAACACCAGTTGCTCTGCCATGCTACAAAGTGTTTCGTATTGACAAGAGACTCAGGGGATTCTTTTCCACAGAGCAGCTTACGACCTCCTATAAGAAGAGTGGAGGGCAGGTAAGATTCTCTCGAGACATTCCTCCcaaatctatcatctatttttcgTAGTCAGTGACCATAAAACTGTATCTTAAGGTGCAGAATCCACAGAGCCTTATGTGTAGCAAAAGTCATAAGAAGTTCCTCATGACTGCATTGTAGGTTTGCATACTGGACTGCTGGAAGCGAGTGAACCAAGGTAATGTGTTCCCTTTACAATTTTCCCCATTCTTCTCTAATTAAACTGCTCAAACGTGGTGCTATTGTGAGAATTCTTTCATTCTCCTTGACTAGGTAAGCATGTGGCTATAGACACTGTCTCTAAAAGAAAGTTTTAGTCAGTACCTCAGTCATTCATGCTTCCTGCAATGGAAAGTTTTCATGCATTTCTGTGTCAGCAGGAAAGAGATGGTCTAAAACTGAGTGACTAAAAGGAACACAATTATTATTTATCATAATGTACATACTTAGGGAAAGTTGCACCATATGTTTAAGCCATCTCTGACACCCTACCCCCAATAACATGGACCGTGGAGCCTTACCAATTGTAGTAAAGTAGAAGTAATTTGCACCTAGATCTGGCTGTTACTGTGTTTGCAGGGTCCCTGTGCTCTGCCCTGGTCATTTAATAttgattaatttcttcctttgatAATTCCATTTATGCCACAGTATACCCTGATTACTCTCCCCCATTCTCTCAACTATCCCTACCATCTCTGTCAATCTCCCTGTCTACCAGTTTCCTTTTGAGATtatgatttttatctttattttgtagcACTTATTCTGTATGCCAACTGGGTCGTTTGTTCTATTGGTAACTGGTTTGGTTATTAATGGGTATCTGATTGAAGGCCATGATTTCTCTTCTCCTCTAATCCCTTCCAAGTTATTCAGCTGGGAGAGGTAGCCCTTCGAGAATTCATCCTTCATCCATGCTTGGCTGCTCTTGGGAATATTTTTGTGAATAACCTGGGAGGGTACACCCACctgctctgtgtctgtgactggaATGACTGTGTCTTGGTGAAGAGATGCCATTTCGAAgctcttttcattattttaacttttctcaTATTCTTCCTGACTTTTCTTCTCCAGTGTTACCTGAACCTCAGGGAAATAGATGGAAATGACTTTCTTTTAGCACTAAACACTAAACTTTTAATTATCCTTATTACTTTGTACTGTTATGagtctcttttttaaatgatttttttattagatatatttctttacttacatttcaaatgttcttccctttcccagtttcctgtccttctTTTAACTCACATTTTCTTgacaaagaagcttctctgattaaaGTTGAATCTTGTGTTCATGCAAGAGTAAAAACATAAGTGTGCGTCAGAGTGCAGCTCAATGGCATGCCAATGTAGTTCAACAACTGAATTCAGTTTCACTGtggtttcaaatattttcccaatttgGGGTTTTGAACTGATTTCTAACACTAAGCAATTATTCCTTTGTATGCAGTGAACTTTAAATCCAGAGTGCAAGTAACCCATATAACTATACTGTACCTATATTGCACAATGATGTACATCTAACTTGGTAGGCTGGTCTCATAGATTGCAGAATTCATAGCCATGTAAGACCATAGATACAGTCTGTACCAGAGGAGCCTTCATAATTTTTTCAGTTATAGCCATTTACATGAAAATTCcacaatttcatttttacatCTGAATCAATTCTCATAgtatatatgtacaatatatattaatattatatattattgctGTTGATGGACTTCTAGGCTGATTATCTGTTCTAGTTCTtgtgaatggaagaaaaaatag
Encoded proteins:
- the LOC116894322 gene encoding mas-related G-protein coupled receptor member B2-like is translated as MTLVSLIICPVGMVLNAIVLWFLGFQMSRNAFSVYILNLAGADFFFLYSQFLFYILAIISYKYSISFRIPFLFEVLAKVAYLSGLSILSTISIERCLCIMWPIWYRCQRPRHTSSVTCFLLWTLSLLFALLEGVGCGLLFNSFDQSRCLRFDLIICAWSIVLFVVLCGSSLILLIRIFCGSQRIPVTRLYVTIVLTVLFFLICCLPFGISWLIQWSRTLEYVGICDYFHEGLFLSSINSCANPIVYFLVGFIRQRKFQQKTLKLLLQKAMEEECEDRGPS